A window of the Besnoitia besnoiti strain Bb-Ger1 chromosome VI, whole genome shotgun sequence genome harbors these coding sequences:
- a CDS encoding hypothetical protein (encoded by transcript BESB_067950), whose product MARKKRGDNAATEQAAPAATAAQPAQKAPAGKAAAPPA is encoded by the coding sequence ATGGCTcgcaagaagagaggagacaacgCCGCCACCGAGcaggctgcgcctgcagctacTGCCGCTCAGCCAGCGCAGAAAGCGCCCGCAGGAaaggctgcagcgccccccgcgtag
- a CDS encoding FUSE-binding protein 2 / KH-type splicing regulatory protein (encoded by transcript BESB_067940) — protein MVTRPQVDTSNMSASQKKNLKKKIRKQEQRQQDAAVLAAVRPESAKSGAGMASYYAEQEAGLRRRLEGIKRVLSQFQQGRSRSSAGGAAPNAKKIAQDIDSILRDMDATVQKEESVLQKPLSKRLTVQQLQQQVRDVETQVQKQQRELQRQTNQGGAECAEVRGCLEESLRYVMHLREQLVLTQQQSEFRAFRERVAALKAEGEALVKGLHAGGGNSPGGSGEAASAPSSAKEAQWRRRLGDLARGGSAGGRREKRGPNGKETEGDGEANGAPAAPLVIQSVHLGLDALGLLFPGGQNPVMVRKFERSCGVVIEKQSGGRVLTVIGLQAPGVERCVALLKSLDEGMQPDKREKHRVVVTGRTVGSVIGAGGANLRRVEEENDVVVWAEGNEMIVMGVTPAKIADGIRQLKEMMAAPVPAAGSGGNGTSMVLSFTVPVARALGGPGFRPFIHKLEGEYECSVRAPKGGTEGVVLVLNAGAENLAAAAKAIKEEAEKLVVKTIRADNDKVLKLLKGSAPGFSASAREKDYVTYLRGDNELTVVAPSGAIEEAVKAAEEGLLQLDRVTEQLTVPRSQLRVITRAKRAQIEESTGVVFRPPRNGAQGGADAVFAFSGTKEQVEAARTMLETVLREEGYNESMSVSKEMTAALLADRGQGVRDLEEQFSVSISIERQNRCLVVRGNEAAVQTCLAALRERQAREFDEDKDDLVVERVPVRKDQISAIIGRQGARIRKIQADSGVESIRIDDADGVAAVRGSAEAVAKAVKLIEEALKEVPAAAGGAPHGGQDDGEEERAGEGEHHAPARAGRGRRGGHRGGAAIHGVKRAPQKPLDVDASDETAFPSLDAAAVNGSKGRAGGRWKRGARRAEEVNAHVMNGVTEQNGSMKDEVDGVASPGEDATIGSEVGCN, from the exons ATGGTCACCCGTCCGCAGGTCGACACGAGCAACATGAGCGCTTCGCAGAAAAAGAACTTGAAGAAGAAGATCCGCAAGCaggagcagcgccagcaggacGCGGCCGTACTCGCGGCGGTGCGTCCCGAGTCGGCGAAGTCTGGCGCCGGGATGGCGTCGTACTACGCGGAGCAGGAAGcggggctccgccggcgcctggagGGCATCAAGCGCGTGCTGAGCCAGTTCCAGCAGGGCAGGAGCCGGTCTTCTGCCGGGGGGGCAGCGCCGAATGCGAAGAAGATTGCGCAGGATATCGACAGCATCCTGCGTGACATGGACGCGACGGTCCAAAAGGAGGAGTCTGTGCTTCAGAAGCCGCTCAGCAAGCGGCTGACggtccagcagctgcagcagcaagtGCGCGACGTGGAGACGCAAgtgcagaagcagcagagagagctgcagcgccagacgaaccaaggcggcgcggagtgcGCCGAAGTCCGAGGATGCCTGGAGGAGAGTCTGCGCTACGTCATGCATTTGCGCGAACAACTCGTCCTCACTCAGCAGCAGAGCGAGTTCCGGGCcttccgcgagcgcgtcgccgccctcaaggccgagggcgaggcgctcgtcaagggcctccacgccggcggcggcaactcgcccggcggcagcggagaggccgcctcggctccctcgagcgcgaaggaggctcagtggcgcaggcgcctgggGGACTTGGCCCGtggcggctccgccggcggccggcgcgaaAAGCGCGGGCCGAACGGCAAGGAGactgagggcgacggcgaggcgaacggcgcgcctgctgcgcctctggtCATTCAGTCCGTCCATCTCGGCCTCGATGCCTTGGGCCTCCTGTTCCCTGGCGGACAGAACCCAGTGATGGTGAGGAAGTTCGAGCGGTCATGCGGCGTCGTCATTGAGAAGCAgtctggcggccgcgtcctGACGGTCATTGGGCTCCAGGCCCCCGGCGTCgagcgctgcgtcgccttgcTCAAGTCCCTCGACGAGGGCATGCAGCCGGacaagcgcgagaagcaccGGGTTGTCGTAACCGGCCGCACCGTCGGCAGCGTGAttggcgcgggaggcgccaacctccgccgcgtcgaagaggaaaacgacgTCGTCGTTTGGGCTGAAGGCAACGAAATGATCGTCATGGGTGTGACCCCCGCGAAGATCGCCGATGGCATTCGCCAACTCAAG GAGATGATGGCGGCTCCCGTGCCGGctgcgggcagcggcggcaatGGCACGTCCATGGTTCTCTCCTTCACGGTGCCTGTCGCACGCGCGCTGGGTGGTCCCGGCTTCCGCCCCTTCATCCACAAGCTCGAGGGCGAGTATGAGTGCTCAGTTCGCGCGCCCAAGGGCGGCACGGAGGGCGTCGTTCTCGTCCTgaacgcgggcgccgagaacctggccgctgcggcgaaggccatCAAGGAAGAAGCTGAGAAGCTCGTCGTCAAGACGATCCGCGCTGACAATGACAAGGTTCTTAAGCTTCTCAAAGGCAGCGCTCCGGGTTTCAGCGCCAGCGCACG CGAAAAGGATTACGTGACGTACCTGCGCGGCGACAACGAGCTCACGGTCGTGGCGCCGTCGGGTGCGATCGAGGAGGCCGTCAAGGCGGCCGAGGAgggtctgctgcagctggatCGCGTGACAGAGCAGCTGACCGTTCCGCGCAGCCAGCTGCGAGTGATCACGCGCGCCAAGCGCGCCCAGATTGAGGAAAGCACCGGGGTCGTgttccgcccgccgcgcaaCGGCGCTCAGGGAGGAGCGGATGCTGTGTTTGCCTTCTCGGGCACGAAGGAGCaagtcgaggccgcgcgcacgATGCTCGAAACCGTCTTGCGGGAGGAGGGCTACAACGAGTCCATGTCCGTCAGCAAGGAGAtgacggcggcgctgctggcggacCGCGGCCAGGGCGTGCGCGACCTGGAGGAGCAGTTCAGCGTCTCCATTTCCATCGAGCGGCAGAACCGTTGCCTGGTCGTTCGCGGCAACGAGGCTGCGGTGCAGacctgcctcgcggcgctgcgcgagcgccaggcgcgcgagttcgACGAGGACAAGGACGACTTGGTCGTCGAGCGCGTCCCCGTTCGGAAGGACCAGATCTCGGCGATCATCGGGCGCCAAGGCGCGCGCATTCGCAAGATTCAGGCGGACAGCGGCGTGGAGTCGATTCGCatcgacgacgcggacggcgtGGCCGCggtccgcggcagcgccgaggccgtCGCGAAGGCCGTGAAGCTcatcgaggaggcgctgaaggaggttccagccgcggcgggcggcgcgcctcacgGGGGccaggacgacggcgaagaggagcgcgCTGGTGAAGGCGAACaccacgcgccggcgcgggctggtcgcggccgccgcggaggccaccgcggaggcgccgcgatcCATGGCGTCAAGAGGGCGCCCCAGAAGCCCCTCGACGTCGATGCCTCGGACGAAACGGCGTTCCCCTCCTTggacgccgctgcggtcAACGGCAGCAAGGGCCGCGCGGGAGGCCGCTggaagcgcggcgcccgccgagcTGAGGAAGTGAATGCGCACGTGATGAACGGCGTGACTGAGCAGAACGGCTCGATGAAGGACGAGGTTGACGGAGTGGCGTCCCCTGGCGAGGACGCCACGATCGGCAGCGAGGTCGGGTGCAACTGA
- a CDS encoding hypothetical protein (encoded by transcript BESB_067920) translates to MQRIQQENCFLFSAFCFAPFLLFGLGRRSAPRVKLLIPPRRAQRRDFLRFKCPPLTSAWNNRCLRRASRLSAAARSTPASPNPSAFSSPTPTSPPSRFLRASLLSISPPSRPLFPPSSRCCASASPLPELTGARAWPDAPEAVAEGPRAERATVAALAPEPVPGLKALEVLTAPHPLLRRPQIAHADWRAAETRATAEHMLAVMYREGGVGLAAPQVGLDVQLIVWNPTGSRLERSAERVFLNPRLVALWGPRISEIEGCLSFPGVFAPVERPLHARVAYTSISGADRLVDLSGLEARIVQHEIDHLQGILFVDRVSKRGCAVEAARLMMSIFALLEQWLYSCEDIRLLGRRALKKRRSRSHARRRALGSWICMN, encoded by the exons ATGCAGCGAATTCAGCAGGAAAA ctgttttcttttttccgctttctgcttcgcgccttttctcctcttcggcctcgggCGTcgttccgcgccgcgcgtcaaATTGCTCATCCCGCCGAGGCGTGCCCAGCGAAGGGATTTTCTGCGCTTCAAGTGTCCCCCGCTCACGA GTGCCTGGAACAACAGgtgcctccggcgcgcctctcgtctgtctgctgcggctcgtTCAACACCTGCGTCGCCGAATCCTTCGGCCTTCTCTAGCCCAACGCCAACGAGCCCGCCTTCGCGTTTTTTGCGTGCGTCGCTGCTCTCCatctctccgccgtcgcggcctctctttccgccttcctcgcggtGTTGTGCCTCTGCGTCACCACTGCCTGAGCTcacgggcgcgcgagcctggccggacgcgcccgaggcggTCGCAGAGGGGCCCAGGGCCGAACGGGCgacggtcgcggcgctggcccCAGAGCCTGTGCCGGGACTGAAGGCCCTCGAGGTCCTCACGGCTCCGCatcctctccttcgccgacCGCAGATCGCCCACGCGGACTGGAGAGCCGCGGAAACACGCGCGACCGCTGAGCACATGCTGGCTGTGATGTATCGAGAAGGAGGCGTTGGCCTGGCAGCTCCCCAA GTTGGGCTCGACGTCCAGCTCATCGTGTGGAATCCGACAGGCAGCCGCTTAGAGCGGTCTGCCGAGCGCGTGTTTCTCAACCCTCGCCTCGTGGCGCTTTGGGGCCCGCGCATCTCCGAGATCGAGGGGTGCTTGTCGTTTCCTGGCGTGTTCGCGCCTGTCGAGCGACCGCTGCACGCGCGGGTCGCGTACACCAGTATCTCTGGCGCCGACCGCCTCGTTGACTTGTCAGGCTTGGAGGCGCGCATCGTTCAGCACGAGATTGATCACCTTCAGGGGATCCTCTTTGTGGACCGCGTCTCGAAGCGCGG ATGCGCGGTtgaagctgcgcgcctcaTGATGAGCATTTTTGCCCTCCTCGAGCAATGGCTTTACAGTTGTGAAGACATACGTCTATTGGGGCGACGAGCTCTCAAGAAACGGCGGAGTCGTTCTCAcgcccgcagacgagcgTTAGGATCGTGGATCTGCATGAACTAA
- a CDS encoding ankyrin repeat-containing protein (encoded by transcript BESB_067930) has product MDKLRKAVHKGAVEDVRSLVLTGADVNAFDKKGVNALHVAAEMNDLELLEALLESPQADVNIIDRVQGWTPIVYCLSACGGDTTLLRRLLKVPGCKLDTPDPDGNTALHWAATLNQPEAAEVLINRGAARNAVNHARETPLHVALKEGNEETVELLVEKGADVNAKDEEGRTPLLVALDLGNVNLANRLLHSEKLELEKHTDGAGNTPIHIATMEGLDGFVEKLVARGFSRDARNLAGLTAADLQAQQQREAEEKAQCQAAAKEERELRRRQQAEEDMRSTEVSIFCRDYGLSDAVADIFYKKKFRYLDDAFFGLSSSMLKKFGLSNEDREKLEQAMRMRFLSVSQAREEYLERSEREQREAIGELEKRAAQRRTLVRLLGFVVVAVVFLLLYFGLEIFIAQDGKKRR; this is encoded by the exons ATGGACAAGCTTCGAAAGGCGGTGCACAAGGGCGCTGTGGAGGATGTGCGCAGCCTTGTGCTCACCGGCGCAGACGTCAATGCGTTCGACAAAAAGGGAG TCAATGCGCTTCACGTTGCCGCTGAGATGAACGACTTGGAGTtactcgaggcgctgctcgagAGCCCCCAGGCCGACGTCAATATCATCGAT CGGGTTCAGGGCTGGACTCCGATCGTCTactgcctctctgcgtgtggaGGCGACACGACTCTTCTCCGGCGGC TCCTGAAGGTCCCCGGTTGCAAGCTGGACACGCCCGATCCCGACGGCAACACT GCGCTCCACTGGGCCGCAA CGTTGAATCagccagaggcggcggaagttCTCATCAATCGCGGTGCCGCGCGAAACGCTGTTAATCACGCTCGAG AGACGCCTCTGCACGTGGCGTTGAAGGAAGGCAACGAAGAGACAGTCGAGCTTCTCGTCGAGAAGGGCGCCGACGTCAACGCGAAGGATGAAGAGGGCCGGACGCCTCT CCTCGTGGCCCTTGACTTGGGAAACGTCAATCTAGCGAACCGCTTGCTTCACTCGGAGAAGCTCGAGCTGGAAAAACACACGGACGGCGCTGGAAATACTCCCATCCACATCGCCACCATGGAG GGTCTCGACGGCTTCGTGGAGAAACTCGTGGCTCGGggcttctcgcgcgacgcccgcaaCTTGGCCG GCTTGACGGCGGCGGAtttgcaggcgcagcagcagcgcgaagctGAG GAGAAAGCGCAGTGCCAAGCGGCAGCCAAAGAG gagcgcgagctgcggaggcggcagcaagCCGAGGAAGACATGCGGAGCACAGAAGTCTCGATTTTCTGCCGAGATTACGGCCTTTCAGACGCCGTTGCCGACATCTTCTACAAGAAGAAGTTCCGCTACCTCGACGATGCATTTTTCGGCCTGAGC AGCTCGATGCTGAAGAAATTTGGCTTGTCCAACGAGGACCGCGAAAAACTCGAGCAGGCAA TGCGTATGCGTTTTCTGTCGGTCTCGCAGGCTCGAGAAGAGTACCTGGAGAGGTCGGAACGCGAAC AACGGGAAGCGATTGGGGAACTTGAGAAGCGGGCAGCGCAAAGAAGGACCTTGGTTCGTCTTCTTGGTTTCG TGGTCGTTGCCGTTGTTTTCCTGCTGCTCTACTTCGGTCTGGAGATCTTCATCGCGCAGGACGGCAAGAAGAGACGCTGA
- a CDS encoding transporter, major facilitator family protein (encoded by transcript BESB_067910), giving the protein MASKFRAPEVTQASVEAVSEAPFVDGGPPGSWRDHLCLRVKRPQQGLKSSPGRSSSFSKPDDVHTHRTETEFLSQRFTSASVTSPRPGHGGSRDWPPAVREYLDESDAGPGSTGVPSPKIAFGLSRWAVLLLYCVYCVFSGPAYINWTPIADVLFKAGAYEWRCQGAVTSPDLPLVGDGMAKCEDQEADVNRLFTITAASHFFFSFIGGSLLDTIGPKATAIVGLISSMTGWVLLGLANEHLLTYIPGCLFMGAGLDTTYFPLLSGANLFPGHVATVKAVFGAALSFSFLVPVAVRAVSFESGGAVHHRLIFCCFGGICLGFSLLIALLVIPQRPWRAPYRPFGQQLRDQPLAGGCGVATQSGQRLPCAGVESEEQVPSEGGEESQLPERVCCAAVAVPHPSCEEGSPVPPSSSRFPPIAIVGGAHGGSKALRIEGQAGASNSRTRTGGRRWSILSRLSPVRSGARQPPCNLPEKLLQHLRTMQRDFWSTLFLPIVPFFCVALTSVVFFIPSARHLMPDAYTANRIIQIFSFIPCPLFGYIADIWGIMPVMYICNLCGLLSFILAMVPAIPAAAPLQFAASILSASQLSFLVCQICCYVAETFDEENQGKLIGLLCSVAGLTSLSAHPIMDYSVRSGFRPALLSFIVCFCSNFLLLLFVHWRKVKTGRILVKESKKKCPPRQQNPETADSAEPGQPA; this is encoded by the coding sequence CCTGACGATGTACACACTCACCGGACGGAGACAGAattcctgtctcagagattTACCAGTGCATCGGTGACTTCTCCGCGTCCAGGACATGGAGGAAGTCGAGATTGGCCTCCGGCTGTCCGCGAGTACTtggacgagagcgacgctgGGCCGGGTAGCACTGGGGTTCCGTCCCCGAAAATTGCTTTCGGCTTGTCCCGATGGGCAGTATTGCTTCTCTATTGCGTGTACTGTGTCTTTTCTGGCCCAGCGTACATCAACTGGACGCCAATAGCAGACGTCCTCTTTAAGGCTGGAGCATACGAGTGGCGCTGTCAAGGGGCAGTCACATCGCCTGATCTGCCCCTCGTGGGCGATGGCATGGCAAAATGCGAAGACCAAGAAGCTGATGTCAATCGACTGTTTACAATAACAGCAGCGAGCcactttttcttctccttcatTGGAGGATCACTGCTTGATACCATCGggccgaaggcgacggccATTGTTGGCCTCATTTCTAGTATGACAGGCTGGGTACTCTTGGGGTTAGCGAACGAGCACCTTCTCACCTACATTCCGGGATGCCTGTTTATGGGCGCGGGTCTCGATACGACATACTTTCCGCTTCTGTCCGGAGCCAACCTGTTCCCAGGTCACGTTGCGACGGTAAAAGCTGTCTTCGGAGCAGCGCTgtctttctccttcctcgtgcCTGTCGCCGTTCGGGCCGTTAGTTTTGAAAGTGGTGGAGCGGTCCACCACAGATTGATCTTCTGTTGTTTCGGGGGAATATGTCTAGGGTTTTCACTTCTGATTGCTTTGTTGGTCATTCCTCAACGCCCCTGGAGAGCTCCGTACAGACCTTTCGGCCAACAGCTCCGCGACCAGCCTTTGGCGGGTGGGTGTGGTGTCGCCACACAAAGTGGCCAGCGGCTTCCCTGTGCAGGTGTGGAGAGTGAGGAACAAGTGCCGAGCGAAGGGGGTGAAGAATCTCAACTGCCAGAGCGCGTGTGCTGTGCTGCAGTAGCGGTGCCACATCCCTCCTGTGAAGAGGGCAGTCCTGTtcctccgtcttcttctcggtTTCCCCCCATCGCGATTGTTGGAGGAGCCCATGGTGGAAGCAAAGCGCTAAGAATTGAAGGGCAGGCTGGTGCTTCTAATTCCAGAACGCGTACAGGCGGGAGGAGATGGTCAATTCTCTCTCGATTATCGCCGGTACGGAGTGGAGCCCGACAGCCTCCGTGTAACCTCCCGGAAAAACTTCTGCAGCATCTCAGGACCATGCAGAGAGACTTCTGGTCAACTCTCTTCCTTCCCATTGTGCCGTTTTTCTGTGTGGCTCTGACGAGTGTTGTTTTCTTCATTCCGTCGGCTCGGCACCTTATGCCTGACGCGTACACGGCAAATCGGATCATCCAGATCTTCTCCTTCATCCCGTGCCCACTGTTCGGCTATATCGCGGACATCTGGGGTATCATGCCGGTCATGTACATATGCAATCTTTGCGGCCTTCTAAGCTTTATACTTGCGATGGTTCCTGCGATTCCGGCTGCAGCTCCCCTACAATTTGCCGCATCTATACTCTCCGCCTCTCAGCTGTCTTTCCTCGTCTGCCAAATATGCTGCTACGTGGCGGAAACTTTTGACGAAGAAAATCAAGGAAAGTTGATAGGTCTCCTCTGTTCTGTCGCCGGTCTCACATCTCTCAGTGCTCACCCCATCATGGACTATTCTGTCCGGAGTGGCTTCCGGCCTGCGCTTCTAAGTTTTATAGTCTGCTTCTGTTCCaacttccttcttcttctgttcGTGCATTGGCGCAAAGTTAAGACCGGGAGAATCTTAGTTAAAGAGAGTAAGAAAAAATGTCCGCCGCGTCAGCAGAACCCGGAGACAGCTGACAGCGCGGAGCCCGGTCAGCCAGCGTGA